A window of Colletes latitarsis isolate SP2378_abdomen chromosome 11, iyColLati1, whole genome shotgun sequence genomic DNA:
ACCTAAACCAAACGTCTTATTTTCCTCGTATCCCTACTCTCGTTTTAACTTTCAATACGTTTGTCTTTAATTTTAAAGTAAGTAGAAGTAACAACTTTGCTTTCCATAGTTATGGGGAAAGTAAACATACTAATTGATTAGATGATTCAAAAACGCATAACATAAATCTAGCACGGTCGATAAAGTAGAGGCTTCGCATTAGAATCAGTGAAGCAAAGCGCTAGTCTTTCTGGCAGGATTTCGAGATTGGTCCAGTCATTGGTTAATAAATTAACTGACAGTACAACAtagagaaaattaatttaactatCGATTCCTTTGTATCAATCTGAATACTGTTTTATCTTCCGTTCATTAGACAGTTTGGCCATCATTCAAAGCGCAAACTATAGTTTCGCTGcatcgttttaaaaattcccTATATATTCATACAACAATAACAAAGTAATTCttgatattaatttaattttaacattgtCTGAATACATAAAATCACTTCTATACTCGACACGTTAAAAAGACAAACGAacaatagaaatttatttttattaaaagtatACCATGTCTGTTTCTGATCTCTTATTATTCTTTTCTTCTTGCATCCAAGTACAAATGTTATTTTACGAAACAACGGCTTACTCGACATACTATTTCGAAGACTATTATTTAAAACATCGTGTTCCCGTTTAAAAAGTTGTTTTATTCGTCTATGTTGTACTGTCTAAGTCTGTCTCGGTGTAAGCATAATCGAGACACGAACGACGTCTGTTAGTATCTTCTGTAGGGCTCTTCCTCCTCGGGATGGGCTGCATTATGAGCCAAGGCACGTTGTATCGCTACTGGTATTGGCGGTGGCGTCGGTAGATGGGCCCCGTTCGCTTGGAAGCCATTTTCGTCGGCGGTGTAAGTCACCAAAATCGGTGTACCGTCCGGTGCAGTGTAACTAAATTGTCCCCTCACGGATTCGATTTGATTTGGTCCAGCAAACTTCGGTACTCCTTGCTCCGCCACGGATATTCCATTTTCCGTGTCGTAACTGAAAAAGACAGGACAATTCAAAAACACTGATCCTCGCACAACCTCAATCAGTCACATGTTTCTAAAGTCTAaggtaaaatatataataaatatattttttcaatattctatATTATTGAAATTGTTACGCGTCAGCATCAAACTTcttgtttaaataaaaaattagaatTAAAATCGAAATATTTGAGAGTCGAAGGAAACTCTGGAATAAAACATTCCACGTCGATTATTATTCGAATTTGCTCGTGTTTGTTAGTGGCATAGGTGCAAGAGATTCCATTGTTGAAACGTGCAACGAGAAGCTGGCAACATATTAATAATATGTTATCCGAGCGAGCCACAGCGATGCATATTACATTTCATTGTTATATCGTGCGCGGAATAAGGTCGTCGGTTAGTCGCCCACAACGTCTTCATAAGAGTAATTTATTATTGTGGAAAATGGCAGGCCGTTTTGTCCGTGAAAAATCGTCGATCATTCGTCGAAAGCGCCACCATCGAGGTGGAGCATGTCCGATTTGTTAGCGACAAATGTCATAGGAGGGGCTCTAGCCACCGACCTCAAAGTGCAGTAGACAGtacgtaggtaggtaggtaggtcgaTTGTAATTATTCTATTGTGCAATGTGTTATTGCTAACTGCGTAGCCGTCTAACACGAATGATTAACATCAAAGCTAATTAGATATCTTTTCACAGCTGAGTATCCTGTAGAACCACCTCCTCTTCCTCTTATTCCGTTCCTTTCTCGCTCCCTCCTTCGTGCACCTCGCGTGGTCATCGGTTCTAAACTGGTGCTTAACCAATCGTCCATTTTTATCGACTCGAATCTTCTTCGTTGTTCAGTATTCAGGGTTTAGATTGCTTTGGTGTTAGCGGACCAATAAAAAGTTTTGTCCAATAGTGAACCTTAAGTAtagtcaaattttttttttttgtctctaCGGTGTTTCAGTCAATCTTGACGGAGGTGGTGTGTAATTACGTGACCTTCGAACGACCTTGACCATTTTTCGTGCCCAAGGTCACTCGTGGATCGCGTTGTTACGCGTCGTTGCATTCGCCTTGACATCGGTTGCAACGCTGCAGCGATAGAAATGTGTGTCGTTAAAAAAGTGTAACTCTGGGAATGTACAGGGTGTGAAAAAAGTGTGCAGAGACGTTAGCAAAACTCCACCCAGTCCCCCACCTCTGATTAGCCACCGTTTGACGTAGAAATAGGTCTGGgacgattactacgacatctTTCCAGCTTTGCGCAGTagtcaaataataataaataaattctactTCTTTAAAATTCTTTTCAGACCCCTTTGCAACACGTTAAATGTAAATTATTTGACAACGAAGATTATCGTTAATATCAAGACCCACCAGATAAGATACGAAAGAATCAAATTCGCATAAATCTTGACGAAGTATTTAAAATAGATTGGTAGTGAGAATACAGTgattggaaaaatttttaaatttgtcgaTAGTGTTAGCAGACTCTATTGAAAATGGTAAACAAGTTCGCGAACCGAACGTCCATCAAGGAGACAAAGAATCGTCGACATTGACGATTATCGAAGACTgttgaataaataattaaataaatataatcgtGAGAATCTGTCTTCGAGTCGATTTTGAAAATCCAATCGATTGAGTATGGTTTGAGTAACGTGTCTGTCCATTGctcgctatttctacttgttttCGTGCCTGTAAACATCGACATTAACAGCACTATTTTAACTGCTCGATTTCAACTAGTTCGAAGACATTACGATTACGaataattgaataaaaattttgatGTTTCGTAAGATTTTAATGAGTATTAAGCATCTCATATAGTTAAACtatattttaatttgaaatattcgTCCCCAAGATCTGCAAAATGATTGACTTTTCCgtgaatgacaaatttgaagaaTTAACACCAATGCACTACTTAaacttatatttatatattaaatatttttcaacgacTGGGTAAGACAGACCGAGGTTCAGTAGAAAGTGTCAAATATCGGTCAGCCGTGCAGGAGAACTCGTCCTTAATTCGTTTCTTATTCACGCTTCAGCAAATACTAAATAATTAGATTTGACAAAAACACTGCATTTTCACCAAAAACTTCAGaaatataaataacaaatatgagtcaaaaaacaatttcaaagtCCTACTTTCAAGTTCAAATTAGAACATTGTGAATACATGGTACCTATTTTGCATAAGAAACTCGTAAgcaaagaaaaattaataaaaagtgcTACTACGTCTGGAAAGTTGAACACGTGCAATTAAAAATAGTGGCTAACCAGAACAGATGTGAAGTAATTTTGTCGTGCTAGAGAAAGGAAACTTATTTTTCCCAAACGTTTACGTTTCCTGTTCAAAATGGCGGGCCTCGAGGCGCGTCGGAGACCAACAATTTGACAATATTATCTCATAAATAAAACAATCGATAATAGAATAGATGGAAAGGTGacgtgcaattaaaaataacgacTAACCAGAACAGATGTGAAATAATTTTGTCGTGCTGAAGAAAGGAAACTTATTTTTCTCGAACGTTTACGTTTCCTGTTCAAAATGGCGGACCTCGAGGCGCGTCAGAGACCAACAATTTGACAATATTATCTCATAGATAAAACAATCGATAATAGAATAGGTGGAAAGGTGgcgtgcaattaaaaataacgacTAACCAGAACAGATGTGAAGTAATTTTGTCGTGCTGGAGAAAAGAAACTTATTTTTCCCGAACGTTTACGTTTCCTGTTCAAAATGGCGGACCTCAAGGCGCGTCAGAGACCAACAATTTGACAATACCATCTCGTGAAGTAGTCGATAACAGAATAGATGGAAAGGTGACGTGCACGTACGCTGGTGTGTGGTTTTTAGTACCGAGAATAAACGAGATACTTCGAGCGTGTCGAGATCGCGTTTGCGGAAACGTACCTCGACGTCGCTTATCGTTCGGTCGACGTTCAGGACGTTGTAGAAGGACGATCTCACCTGTAGGAGTACGATCCATCCGGAGAAGAGTCTTGCGATTGTCGCAATATGGCGAAACGTCTGCCATAATAATCAGGATTGTACGGGTATCTATTGACTTGAGCGCAGGCCATCGCCGTGAATCCGAACAAAAGCATCTGGGAAGACAAAAACACGTCAATTATTACTCTGTCGATCGCTGGATCTGGTTAGctgcaaaattaatatttaacttagcaagaattaaattaaaatttcaattcctCAAATGGGTgaaattaaatgtaattttttatataatagTAACGTGGGTTTACAGAAAATAGGGAAAATGAAAAGTATATGTCCTAATATATTAACATATTCTTGGATAAATTGAGGTATGAAGCAACTTggtagaaaatatttattttggttTCGAGATATATTGAATTCCATTTCAATTTAACAGGAATTCgttcaaattttaattcttcAAATGAGGGGAGAATTAAATGTAACTTTTTAGATAATAGTAAATAGGGAAaatgaatatattaatatattcttGGAAAACATGTATTTtggtttttaaatatattaaataattccaTAAATGCACCGATTTTTGTGCAAGTAcgtaaattaatgaaaaatctATAAAATTGGTCGTGTAATTATAAAGGAAAGTTTACCATTGACAGGTTAGAATGAGATTTCTTAAGGACCGTAGATCTTCGATTTCCAAGAATTATTATCTACGAGGAAATCGTTAATTGTAACGACCTCATCCAGTTATGACACAGCCGgaggaaaatttttaaatactacgAGAACACATGCACACTGTGTAGTATAAAATTATTCATAAAGTAAATTTATTCACTTATTTTTGGAAAAATCATTAAAAGCTAAAAATTGAACGATAATCagattacaaatttattttatcgATTGCAACTTATAATAAGTGATTTTTATTCacataaaaatatgaaaaattttaTCTGGTGAATAATTGTGTTTGAAACGAATTCTTTCGATGCAATTTCAACTTTCACAGGCTAGTGTTGCGCATTTGCTTTATTATGCGTATTAGTCATGCAGAAGGGCCGATAGATGGGTCACAAGTGGGCAGGCCAAGTACATTACTTATGAATACTTATATGAAATTTATGCATCGCATTCCTCACAACTATTTTATCTCCGCTATTAATCCGCCGATTAATTTGCGTCAGAGGAATCTCATTGTTCGACAAAATGATTGGGAGTCAAAGAATATATAGTTATCGATTTCGTTAGGAAGGCGCTTCCTTCAAAAcgtatgaatttaaatggacttATATAATCGACTTCGGTGATCATATTACGTTGTTAGCGAGGTGATTAACTTATTATCTCGTAATTGTATTTTAATTCTATCACACTTTTGAGTTATATTTAATTGTACCGTATCTCGCGAAAGATTTAAGATCGAACGATACGCGTTACAAAGCATGTTCTTGAAAAACTCGAAGCAGCCTCTGCATTAATCTACCAATTAAAAGCGAATACATATTAACGATATATCCTTATAGTTGCTTGCAAATCATTTCGCGGCTAATCGTCATAAAAATATCTTAAATCTCGCGACTACCGTTTCGGATATAATAAATTGAACGCTTTGAAAGTATTATTCTTCGCAGCACTGTCTAAATAAAGAAGGAATTTTAAAAGTTAAAATCGAGGTAAATGAGAAACCACTGGTGTTAATTTCGATATTCTTCAAAaagtattttgaaacattagtTTCGCTTGTTATTAATTATCGAAGGGACTCACAAGAATTTTCATGGTGTCTGACAGCAGAAATTGAATATCCTTGGTAGAGGTGGTTCCACGTTTTCGAAAAACGATCCTCGGATTACGGATCCACTGAAATCTCGGGAGGGTCACGTGACAAGAGCTTGTTCTATCCGGTGGTGTGTAAAAGTATGCAACCAGACGGATCACGTTGAGGCTATATAGTCGCCACAGTACCCTGCTTCTGCCTCCTTCGTGCCCCGCCACCGTTTTCTGGACGTTGAAGGGGAGAATATGCCTTGTGCATTCGCGTAATTCGTGAACAGGGTAGCGATTGCATCTGCCGTCGTTTGATGAATCCGGTTAATTATAGGAGTATTTATATGTCAGACGTCGACGTAGAGATTTTCAGTATGCATTATTTACGCAATCTACAAGGTGGTGCCAATTAAACGATCAAACCAgcatggccgaacagcgaaaccGAGAAAGGACGCGTTATATAAATCTGGGCTTGAAAACCGCTTGTTCGAAATAATTTCTTATCTCCTCCATTTTAATCATTGTCTCGGTCATTCGTTAGATGTTACATCTTGCAATGTTTTTTTCTATTTCTTACCTCTCCgtacatatatttttttctttttattttctcaGTTTCGATGTACGGTTACgtactttttttattttaattatttactttaaatATCCCTCGATTTAAAGGGGTTCTTTAACGCTTATCTTGTTTCTTAataatgtttatattttttattgatcATTATTCAAGATTATAATTATCGTTAGTCGCTAATTCATTCCTAGATACTAAATATCTTCttaactatatttttttttacaaattttctaTCTCTCGATGTGCTTCTGTCTATAATTCACTTTACCAAAATGTAATTTTGTCTATTCTACTCGTTCTCAGTCGTAACTTGAATAATTTCTGTATCTTCTCTCGCAGTTCATTGCATAAATAATGCTACTGTcttcaataaaataaatattaaatttgtccaaaaatatgaaataaaatagTCAGAATACTATATGTGCATTGTATATATAGTATCTCcaacaaaataaatttaaaattcattcaaaaacacttacaaatataaaaatgaaacagtaAGGACGCTATGTGTTCATTGTATGATAtctttaacaaaataaatttaaaattttgccaaaaatatttacaaaaatatgaaataaaatagTCAGAATACTATATGTTCGTTGTATGATATCTCcaacgaaataaatttaaaattctgCCAAAAATATTTACgggaaagtaaaataaaaatgtagtaAGGACACTTCCATTGTATAGTGACGGTTAGTGTAGATTGAATGTTTCTTGTTAGCGAAAACGCGGTTTCTCGATTCTATTACTTCCTAGTTAGCATTTGAAAGGATTTTTACGAGGATGCATAACGCACACGCAGGAGTTCCCTCGCGTGTTCGGCCATATTACCGTTTAAACGCGACGGGGGGATAAGAGTGTGAGAAGTTTAACACGACGCGGCCATCAAAGAGCCGTCATTAGGTCGCGAGCTTTGCAATGTCTCGTAAGACGCGGACCGCGGCGACCTCGCCACAGGATTCAGATCGCCGGATTTGCCACGGATCATCACAGGGCGTATTCCTTTCACTGGCTGTCTGTTACGAGCAGGATGCACGATGCAACGATTCACTGCACCGCATCGGCTGATCCTTGCGACATTCCGCGTACAACACCGACGCATTCTCGTTTTTCGAATCGATGCTTTTTGCCGCCATAACCTCCAATTGCCCCTACTCGACTCGCGGTGCACGCGAACCCGTTTAACTGCAATATTTCTAACCAACGACCGACCGTGTCGAGGAGTATTCACAATCGAATGAGAAAAACTTTATTTTTTACACGGAAAATTCTTAAAACGACGATCGGTTAATAATCGTGACTCGACGGGGAGCAAACACTTCAAATAACCGGGTAGGTTCGTATGATAGGAATCCATTGATTATCTCTAAGACTACAAGAATCATTAGAATCTTTCTATCTGCTTTCAACTAGTCTTTCGATCGTTTAATAACTGAATTTACAAAATGGAGGACGTCGATGTATCTGGGAATTATTTGCCGCAATCCTCGTCGTCTGATGTATATCGATAGAATTGGTTTACATTTCGATTTGTAAGAAATGTTTCAGAAATAGTTCAGATAATATAAAATGGAGTTCTATTGAACTCGAAGTCATACATTCATTGTTGCTTCCTCGACAAAGAGCGAAGGGAAGGAAAATCTGGATTCTTAGGATGTCTCAAGTTTCCAGTTGTTCGCTGGAATTTTCAGTTAACGTGAAACAGGTACAACGAGTCGTTCGGCGAGAACGAAATTACGAGGAGGCGCGAGGGATTGGATTGAGCTGTCCGTCGAGGGAACAAACTGGGAGAGAGGTAGATACTGACGTCCTAGATGGGCACGGCTTCCTTCCTCGGTGTAGAAACGCGTGGAGGCAGAGATGAAGGTACTTCCTCGACGACTTGGATCCTTTTTTCCACAAAGTTCGACGAGTTGTTAGGAAATTACCGTCGAGAGCAAAGCAATCGTGCACCAAAGCGACACAATGAAATATTGGTCACCAAAAAGGCTCACATAGGAGGATTTTTTGAGAGTTAGGTCAATTTTATATCGAATCGAATTTAATAGATAATGAAAATATTACGAGCAATCGACAATCGTGATTTATGAGAAAATTTTTTTTGAAGGGCTTGGAATGTAACATATTGCATAGAAACAAGAAACCAATTGGAACAAAATTTAATATGATTTCTGTAACGTAATCTCTCTTCCAAACAGACTCCCatgagaaaaattaatttacgaaTGAATATCAAATTTTTACGCGTCacttgtgaataaaatttgtccaacctTGCCGACGATGCGTTATTCATTTGAATAAAGCATTATTGCATTATTCATTGTATTGATTTTTATCTTGCATTTGTGCAAGGTTTTCTATTTGCGCCACCAAGGGCCTCCAGCAATATCTTACGAGCCAATAATCGAAGTCATTTTCCATGTACATTATACCAATTAAATTAGCCTCTAAAAGTTCGACTCGAATTTGGATCAGTTCGCTAAGTCATTCTTACCAGTCCATCAataatttttctcgaaattcCTAATCGTGGATAAAAATGGTGCCATAATTCCGGTTTACAGAATCTCTGGCTTGTGTTTCCTAACATAACCTACTTCCACAGTCTATGAAGTCTTCCGACTAAGCTTTTGTCTCTAAAAAGTGCTCGTGGTCCACGCCACGCGTAAATTGTGCTCCGTAAAAATAGTTGAACGGTGCAGTGACGAGCCATCTTCGTGTCACACCTTCGTGTCGTGCAGATCCGCGTGTCGCATAGATTTTCAAGCGTTTTCCCGCCTTTACGGCTCTGCAGACACGGCCCCTGTGGGCTTGGGATTGAGATACATCCAATCAGCGCGTCGACGCTGGTTAGGTTAGCCTTAGAACTACCAGTACGATACCGGGTTGCAAGCCCCATCTATCACACTGGTTGGTGCAAAGCCTTTCTAAACCTCTGCCGTTTCTGCAAGACGGTACGCGAGTTGATTAATCGCTTCTCACATGACAAGCCTTAACTCTATCCCGCGATATAGGTGCACCAACTGCCACCGCGTCGAGTCCAACCTCATCGGCCGCCTCGCGAGTCTGGGGGACTAAGCAAACTGTTGTTAGAAGGCTTGGGAGGGACTggtaaacagtcaactatatccACCTTTTACGCCAACCCCCCctgtgaatttatttatttttttctaaactTCAAAGTGTCGAAAGTGCATCCTTCGATTCGTTGCCAATAACTCGTGTGTCGTTAGAGAAAATTAACATCAAAAAATTACTGTACAATCTTCGTGAGTATATTAACAATCATACCGAGTCTCGGTTTATTACATAGCGTATTTGTCTGTTAAAAAAATCCTAAATATCGTTTATTTTtcgacccgagacataacctcaaAATGACGGCGCTTCAGAAAGAACCTCGCatttagaatcatttttttattgttCGATGTTTGCTAAGAATACAGGACTCGTTCGAAGGGATTAAAATTTAGATAGATTCGTTTTGTCGTTGGGGAGGGGGGAGTCGAGCTACAGTAGTCCTCCTCCCACTCGTATTCGCTACTGTATAGATTCATCCGCGACGCGAGTATATTATAAGCCACCGTATATGGTGGATAAGATTGAGCAGCATGCGATCTCGTAGAATTACAAACCACGTGCCAGTTATGCCAGCTGTGTGGGGTTATTTAAGAACAGCGCGGTAATCCGCCCTCGGATCTGCATACGTCTTCTCGAACTACTTGAGAAAGCGGTTAGGATCATCTTTCATTTCTTTCACCTGAAAGCGATTGCCCATCCTTCGTCGATATTTCTACATACCGTATCTACATGCACCGTCATATTCATATTTTTCTGCATACTTTCAGATGCACGATTATGTTTTGCCATTTGCGTAGGAAAACGTCTCTCTGTACGTGTAAATTAATTTCACAATTGTTACCTCGGTTGGTATTTGAAATTCAACCGTCATTCTAAACgcgatttaattatttaaataagcaATCGAGCTTTGGATTTACTAGAACATCGTTACTGCTCCTCGACAGTGCATTTCTAATTCATAATACTCAACAACTTATAATATcacatttgtacttgtacgagtACCTTGCTACCGGTAGAAGACGCgtacataaatataattttccgtcgtttataaattaaaaagttaacgTTCGTGAGAAACGTTCGTTTCTTAAGACAGCTTCTTTTTATTCAAAGGAAATGATGTTACGAAATGATCCAAAGCCGTTCGCGGCATTATCGATAGTTCTGCATTGTTCGTCGAATGAAGATGGGTGGGTCGGCACCACAAATCTCTAGTTGAGGCGTAATATGACCTCTCAGTTATGCCGTGCACGATTACCTAAGAAGAGCACGTCGACATGATCCGCCCTCGGATCGGTGCTCGTCATCCTTTCTTACCTTGAGATGCTAAATAGTTTGCTTCGAAGAAGACCACCAGAAACTGGAAGTAAACGTTCGAACGCACGAGGAATACCAGAAACAAAAGTAGCGTGCACCCTAATCCAGTGCAGGATCATGGTTTTCAGCACCCCGGGACTGGAAAACGATCGAAGGTGCTCGAATATGTAAGTACAATTTATTGGAGAAATATCTGCTTAACAAAATGTCCGTTGGTAGTCACGCGATTCAGTTTTACCTGTACTTTACTTTCAGTTGGGCGAACTGTAGATCACTCTAGACTTTACCTTATCATATCATGCAATTATTCAGTAATTTTACATTAAATTGTCAATATAACTTGCACGTGTATTTAGTGTATTGGTATAC
This region includes:
- the LOC143347955 gene encoding endocuticle structural glycoprotein SgAbd-1, giving the protein MKILMLLFGFTAMACAQVNRYPYNPDYYGRRFAILRQSQDSSPDGSYSYSYDTENGISVAEQGVPKFAGPNQIESVRGQFSYTAPDGTPILVTYTADENGFQANGAHLPTPPPIPVAIQRALAHNAAHPEEEEPYRRY